In Mongoliitalea daihaiensis, one DNA window encodes the following:
- the tatA gene encoding twin-arginine translocase TatA/TatE family subunit, with product MTTLGFIGGMSPGSMILILFVILLLFGAKRIPELARGLGKGIREFKDATKDIQNDLEEGLNDKKKKD from the coding sequence ATGACTACATTAGGATTTATCGGAGGAATGAGCCCAGGTTCTATGATTCTCATCCTATTCGTGATTCTTCTTTTGTTCGGAGCAAAAAGAATCCCTGAATTGGCAAGAGGATTGGGTAAAGGAATCCGTGAGTTCAAAGATGCCACCAAAGACATTCAAAATGATTTGGAGGAAGGACTCAACGATAAAAAGAAAAAAGACTAA
- a CDS encoding transglycosylase SLT domain-containing protein yields MKTSLFFFVLTWMIVVISGKDSLHAQELYGINETAIQEQLLQAVYNYDYIPDFTYEQVEKRVRKMETSMSFELNERIFSFINYFVVRNRDYTRMVMQRKYTYFPLFEKTLEEHDMPDDIKYLAIIESGLNPKAKSRVGAMGLWQFMPATGRMYNLHVNRDIDDRMDPDMSTEAAAKYLKSLYRMFGDWELALAAYNCGPGNVRKAISRSGGKRTFWEIYNWLPKETRGYVPQFQAMMYIFRYADEHNIILENPTFPIAYDRIKFNQEIDLEQLAQLADICLSDLEYLNPSIQNKLIPSSNQHMAVRVPKTKSTYIAENKSLFKEAIELQPERAVALRTSSSTGANTITNNSATAGKERIAYKVRSGDVLGKIASNHGTSVQNIKNWNNLNSNTIRVGQTLYIYTNQSSSPTLADNSPSGNPKVYTVQPGDSLWTISKKSSGLSVEQIKQLNNLQNTNIKPGQKLIIG; encoded by the coding sequence ATGAAAACCAGCTTATTCTTCTTCGTTTTGACATGGATGATTGTTGTCATTTCTGGTAAGGATTCGCTTCATGCACAAGAACTTTATGGGATAAATGAAACTGCCATACAAGAACAACTCCTTCAAGCAGTTTATAATTATGATTATATTCCTGATTTTACCTACGAGCAGGTAGAAAAACGCGTTCGGAAAATGGAGACAAGTATGTCTTTTGAGCTCAATGAACGTATTTTTTCATTTATCAATTACTTTGTGGTGCGCAACAGGGATTATACCCGTATGGTTATGCAACGAAAGTATACCTACTTCCCACTTTTTGAGAAAACACTGGAAGAACACGATATGCCGGATGACATCAAATACTTAGCAATTATTGAGTCTGGTCTCAATCCGAAAGCAAAGTCTAGAGTAGGTGCTATGGGGCTTTGGCAATTTATGCCGGCTACAGGCAGAATGTATAATTTACATGTTAACAGAGACATAGACGACAGGATGGATCCTGATATGTCAACAGAAGCAGCTGCTAAATATCTAAAGTCTCTCTACCGCATGTTTGGAGACTGGGAATTAGCACTAGCGGCTTATAATTGTGGTCCTGGTAATGTACGGAAAGCAATCAGCAGATCTGGTGGTAAACGGACATTTTGGGAAATTTACAATTGGTTACCTAAGGAGACGCGAGGTTATGTCCCTCAATTTCAAGCAATGATGTATATCTTCCGTTATGCAGACGAACACAACATCATTTTAGAGAACCCCACCTTTCCGATTGCCTACGATCGAATCAAATTTAATCAAGAAATCGATTTGGAGCAGTTAGCTCAATTAGCCGACATCTGTTTGAGTGATTTAGAATACTTAAATCCATCCATTCAAAACAAATTGATTCCAAGTTCGAATCAACATATGGCTGTGAGAGTCCCAAAAACAAAATCTACCTACATTGCTGAAAACAAATCGCTCTTCAAGGAAGCGATCGAGTTACAACCTGAACGGGCTGTTGCATTGCGGACTAGTTCTTCTACTGGTGCAAATACTATCACCAACAATTCGGCTACTGCAGGTAAGGAAAGAATAGCCTATAAAGTACGATCAGGTGATGTTTTGGGTAAAATCGCTTCCAATCATGGAACTAGCGTCCAAAATATAAAAAACTGGAATAACTTGAATTCCAACACTATCCGTGTGGGACAAACACTTTATATTTATACCAATCAGTCATCCTCTCCCACGCTTGCCGATAACTCACCCAGCGGAAATCCAAAAGTTTACACCGTACAACCAGGTGATTCCTTGTGGACTATTTCCAAAAAATCCAGTGGACTAAGTGTGGAGCAAATCAAACAATTAAACAATTTACAAAACACGAACATTAAGCCAGGGCAAAAATTAATCATCGGATAA
- the gatA gene encoding Asp-tRNA(Asn)/Glu-tRNA(Gln) amidotransferase subunit GatA, whose protein sequence is MEKFLSFDDIQKSLENGETSVTTIVNYYLQNIQTKAHLNAFVEVYTESAMEQAALVDQKISEGKAGRLAGMVIGIKDVLVYKDHEVNASSNILKGFVSQFTATAVQRLIDEDAVIIGRLNCDEFGMGSSNENSCHGKTLNAADETRVPGGSSGGSAVAVQANLCTVSLGTDTGGSVRQPAAFTGLVGIKPTYSRVSRWGLIAYASSFDTIGIFSRNVRDNALVMEIMAGHDNFDSTSSKKPVPPYSELLHFDKRVKIAYLRETIESPALQSEIKKNTLALLEKLKNEGHEVEEVEFPLLKYVLPTYYILTTAEASSNLSRFDGVKYGYRTSGVNSLENMYKKTRSEGFGEEVKRRIMLGTFVLSASYYDAYFTKAQKVRRLIKEFTENLLNKFDYIIMPTTPSTAFKFGEHSNDPVAMYLEDLFTVQASVSGVPAISIPNGIDEKGLPVGIQIIANSFKEAELYAFADYLMDINKP, encoded by the coding sequence TTGGAAAAATTTCTTTCTTTTGACGATATACAAAAATCGCTGGAGAATGGGGAAACCTCTGTGACCACGATTGTAAATTATTATCTCCAAAATATTCAGACGAAGGCGCATCTCAACGCCTTCGTTGAAGTTTATACGGAATCAGCCATGGAGCAAGCAGCTTTGGTTGATCAAAAAATCTCTGAGGGAAAAGCAGGCCGATTGGCAGGTATGGTAATAGGCATCAAAGACGTCTTGGTCTATAAAGACCACGAAGTCAATGCGTCTAGTAACATCTTAAAAGGCTTTGTATCTCAGTTTACTGCTACTGCTGTACAACGGTTGATAGATGAAGACGCTGTCATCATTGGCCGTCTGAATTGCGATGAGTTTGGCATGGGTAGCTCCAACGAGAATTCTTGCCATGGTAAAACCCTGAATGCAGCCGATGAAACCCGTGTACCTGGTGGTTCTTCGGGTGGTTCTGCCGTAGCCGTTCAAGCTAATCTTTGTACCGTTTCCCTCGGAACAGATACGGGAGGTTCTGTCCGTCAGCCTGCAGCTTTCACCGGATTAGTTGGAATAAAACCTACGTATTCTCGCGTTTCCCGTTGGGGTTTAATAGCCTATGCCTCTTCTTTCGACACTATCGGCATTTTTTCTAGAAACGTCCGTGACAATGCCTTGGTAATGGAAATTATGGCAGGCCATGATAATTTCGACAGTACCTCTTCCAAAAAACCAGTACCTCCCTACAGTGAATTACTTCACTTTGATAAGCGAGTAAAAATAGCCTACCTAAGAGAAACCATTGAATCGCCCGCTTTGCAGTCGGAGATTAAAAAAAACACTCTTGCATTGTTGGAAAAACTTAAAAATGAAGGGCATGAAGTGGAAGAAGTGGAGTTCCCTCTATTGAAATACGTATTACCAACTTACTATATTCTTACAACTGCAGAAGCAAGCTCTAACCTATCGCGTTTTGATGGCGTAAAATACGGGTATAGAACCAGCGGTGTAAACAGTTTGGAGAATATGTACAAAAAAACTCGTTCTGAAGGTTTTGGAGAAGAGGTGAAGCGAAGAATTATGTTGGGTACATTCGTGCTGAGTGCCAGCTATTACGACGCCTATTTCACCAAAGCTCAAAAAGTACGTAGACTAATCAAAGAGTTTACTGAAAACTTATTGAATAAATTTGACTACATCATTATGCCAACAACGCCTTCCACAGCGTTTAAGTTTGGAGAACATAGCAATGATCCGGTAGCCATGTATCTGGAAGACTTATTTACCGTTCAAGCGTCCGTTTCAGGCGTACCCGCTATATCAATTCCTAATGGCATAGATGAAAAAGGCCTTCCTGTAGGAATTCAAATCATTGCAAACTCCTTCAAAGAGGCTGAATTGTATGCTTTCGCAGACTATTTGATGGATATCAATAAACCTTAA